One window from the genome of Moraxella nasibovis encodes:
- a CDS encoding symmetrical bis(5'-nucleosyl)-tetraphosphatase: MNTDTQKTYRHQYVIGDLQGCFGAFSRLLDELDFDETKDKIWLAGDIVARGEDSLATLREVKRLSDLGALTTVLGNHDITLIAVWRGIMPPKPKDKTLPIFDAPDCDELLNWLRVQPLLVFPDERTVLTHAGIPPNWSIDEAHQYAQELQTALSADLASLDKLLPKLYNKKTEEWRADLSGAKRLRLIANYLTRMRLCDKNGVLEFSFKESLLDEMPKGFRPWFLWEVPRQRRILFGHWAALQAKVASEQVRSLDGGCVWGGELVAYRLADGAVIRLQA; this comes from the coding sequence ATGAATACAGATACACAAAAAACCTATCGCCATCAATATGTGATTGGCGATTTGCAAGGGTGCTTTGGGGCATTTTCTCGCCTGCTGGATGAGCTGGATTTTGATGAAACTAAGGACAAAATCTGGCTGGCTGGCGACATCGTGGCTCGTGGCGAGGATTCTTTGGCGACTTTGCGAGAAGTCAAGCGACTGTCTGATTTGGGGGCTTTGACCACCGTGCTTGGCAATCACGACATCACGCTGATTGCGGTGTGGCGTGGTATCATGCCACCAAAGCCCAAGGATAAGACTTTGCCCATTTTTGATGCCCCTGATTGTGATGAATTGCTAAACTGGCTTCGTGTTCAGCCACTGCTTGTGTTTCCTGATGAGCGGACGGTTTTGACGCACGCAGGCATTCCGCCAAATTGGTCGATTGATGAGGCGCATCAATACGCCCAAGAATTACAGACGGCGCTGAGTGCGGATTTGGCAAGTCTGGATAAATTACTGCCCAAGCTGTACAACAAAAAAACCGAAGAATGGCGTGCAGATCTTAGCGGTGCAAAACGCCTACGACTCATCGCCAACTACCTGACCAGAATGCGTCTGTGCGATAAAAATGGCGTGCTAGAATTTAGTTTTAAAGAAAGTCTGCTGGATGAAATGCCAAAGGGATTTCGTCCGTGGTTTTTGTGGGAAGTACCAAGGCAAAGACGAATTTTATTTGGGCATTGGGCGGCATTACAAGCAAAAGTGGCAAGCGAGCAGGTGCGATCGCTGGACGGTGGCTGTGTGTGGGGCGGTGAGCTGGTGGCGTATCGGCTGGCTGATGGGGCGGTCATTCGCTTGCAGGCGTGA